CCGGATTCAAGACCGCCCTGACGCGCGTGGTCAACGACTACGCGAACGGCGAGGGACTGCTCGACGAGATCGACGAGAACCTCCGGGGCGAGGACATCCGCGAGGGGCTGACCGCGGTGATCTCGATCAAACACCCCGACCCACAGTTCGAGGGCCAGACGAAGACCAAACTGGGCAACTCGGAAGTACGGGGGATCGTCGAGAGCGCGGTGCACGAGGGGCTTGGCACCTACTTCGAGGAACACCCCGACACTGCCCAAGCGGTCGTCCGCAAGGCCGTCGAGGCCGCGAAAGCTCGCAAGGCCGCAAAGCAGGCCGAAGAGCTCACTCGGAGGAAGAGCGCGCTCGAATCGACGGCCTTGCCCGGGAAACTCGCGGACTGTCAGACCCGCGACCCGAACGAAGCCGAACTGTTCGTCGTCGAGGGCGACTCGGCGGGCGGGAGCGCGAAACAGGGGCGCAACCGGAAGTTCCAAGCGATCCTCCCGCTCAAGGGGAAGATCCTCAACGTCGAGAAACACCGCCTCGACCGGATCCTCGAGAACAACGAGATCCGGGATCTGATCACGGCCGTGGGGGCGGGCGTCGGCGAGGAGTTCGACATCGACGAGGCACGTTACAAGCGGATCGTCATCATGACCGACGCCGACGTCGACGGGGCGCACATCCGCACCCTGCTGTTGACGCTGTTCTATCGGCATATGCGCCCGCTGATCGAGGCGGGCTACGTCTATGCCGCCCAGCCGCCGCTCTATCGCCTGCGGTACGGCGGGGAGACCCGCGAGGCGATGGCCGAGGCCGAACGCGAGGCGATCATCGACGAGTACGGTGCACCCGACCGGATCCAGCGGTTCAAAGGTCTCGGTGAAATGAACCCCGATCAGCTCTGGGAGACGACGATGAACCCCGACAATCGCGTGCTCAAGCGGGTCACCGTCGAGGACGCCGCCGCGGCCGACCGGATGTTCTCCGTGTTGATGGGAGACGCCGTCGAGCCGCGAAAGCAGTTCATCCAGGAGCACGCAAAGGAGGCCGAATGGGTCGACATCTGAAAGCCCTCGGAACGGACTGGCGACCGTTCCTCGCCCTTTGCATGTCCACCAGGACCGCATCGCAGCCGTCCGGTTGGACGGCTGCTCTTAGGAACGCCAGCCTTTCCCCGCCCTGCTCGCGGAGCCGCCGGAAGTGGCGGCACCGCTCGCACCGGCCACCTCACCGCGGCCGGTCACCGCAACCGCAGTACGAACGACACCCACAGCGACCACCACACCCTGAAACCCCCATACCATGAGTTCTGACGTCCCGAGCCCGAATATCGACGCCGCACGGATCGACACCGTCCGAATCGAGGACGAGATGGAACAGTCGTACATCGACTACGCGATGAGCGTCATCGCGGGCCGGGCACTGCCCGACGTCCGTGACGGCCTCAAGCCCGTCCACCGGCGCATCCTCTATGCGATGCACGAGATGGGCGTGAGCTCGCGGTCGGCCCACCGCAAGTCCTCCTCGGTCGTCGGGGAGACGATGGGGGATTATCACCCCCACGGCGACAGCGCGATCTACGACACGCTCGTCCGGATGTCCCAGGACTTCTCGATGCGTTACCCCCTCGTCGACGGGCAGGGCAACTTCGGTTCGGTCGACGGCGACCCCGCGGCGGCCATGCGCTACACCGAGGCCCGGATGAGCCCGATCTCCGAGGAGTTGCTGACCGACATCGAGAAGGAGACGGTCGACTTCACGGCCAACTACGACGACCGCCTCGAGGAGCCGGAGGTCCTGCCCGCGGCAATCCCGAACCTGCTCGTCAACGGTTCGTCGGGCATCGCCGTCGGGATGAGCACGAACGTCCCGCCGCACAATTTGCGAGAGGTGATCGACGCGACGATCCATCTGATCGACGATCCCGAGTGTTCGATTCCGGACCTGATGGAGCACGTCAAGGGACCGGACTTCCCGACGGGCGCGAACATCGTCGGCCGGGAGGCGATCCACTCGGCGTACACCACGGGTCGCGGGCGCCTTCGCGTGCGCGCCGAGTTCGAACGCGAGCAAGCGGACAAGCGCGAGCGGATCGTCATCACGGAACTGCCCTTCCAGCAGAACAAGTCGCGGCTGGTCGAGCGCATCGCCGAGAACGTCAACGAGGGCAAGATAGAGGGGATCAGCGACCTGCGCGACGAGTCGGACAGGGACGGGATCCGCATCGCGATCGACCTCAAGCGCGGCGCGAACGCCGACGTCGTCGAGAACCAGCTCCTAGAGCACCATCTCGAACGGACCTTCGGCGTGATCAACCTCGCGCTGGTCGACGGCCAACCGCAGGTACTCGACCTGAAGGAGACGCTCGAACACTACGTCGAGCACCGAAAGGACGTCGTACGCCGGCGCAGCGAGTACGACCTGGGCGAGGCCGAGGACCGCGCGCACATCCTCGAAGGGCGCCTGAAGGCGCTCGACAACGTCGACAGCGTCGTCGAGCTCATCCGCGGGGCCGAGGACCGAAACGGCGCGAAGGAGGCACTCAGCGACGAGTTCGACTTCTCGGAGGCCCAGGCCGAACACATCGTTCGGATGCAACTGGGTAGTCTCACCTCGCTCGAACGCAATGAGATCGATGAGGAGTACGACGCGCTCGTCGAAGAGATCGAGCGCCTCGAAACCATCCTCGCGAACGAGTCGGAGCTTCTCGGCGTCATCAAGGAGGAACTCCGGGAAATCCGCGAGGAGTACGGCGACGACCGGCGCACCAGCATCATCGAGGGCGGCGACACCGTGCTTCACGAGGACCTCATCCCCGAGGAGGACTCCCTGATCCTCGTCACCGAGGACGACTACGTCAAACGGATGCCCGTCTCGGCGTTCGACCCTCAGGGTCGCGGTGGCAAGGGCATCATCGGCGCGAACCT
The DNA window shown above is from Halalkalicoccus jeotgali B3 and carries:
- the gyrA gene encoding DNA gyrase subunit A — encoded protein: MSSDVPSPNIDAARIDTVRIEDEMEQSYIDYAMSVIAGRALPDVRDGLKPVHRRILYAMHEMGVSSRSAHRKSSSVVGETMGDYHPHGDSAIYDTLVRMSQDFSMRYPLVDGQGNFGSVDGDPAAAMRYTEARMSPISEELLTDIEKETVDFTANYDDRLEEPEVLPAAIPNLLVNGSSGIAVGMSTNVPPHNLREVIDATIHLIDDPECSIPDLMEHVKGPDFPTGANIVGREAIHSAYTTGRGRLRVRAEFEREQADKRERIVITELPFQQNKSRLVERIAENVNEGKIEGISDLRDESDRDGIRIAIDLKRGANADVVENQLLEHHLERTFGVINLALVDGQPQVLDLKETLEHYVEHRKDVVRRRSEYDLGEAEDRAHILEGRLKALDNVDSVVELIRGAEDRNGAKEALSDEFDFSEAQAEHIVRMQLGSLTSLERNEIDEEYDALVEEIERLETILANESELLGVIKEELREIREEYGDDRRTSIIEGGDTVLHEDLIPEEDSLILVTEDDYVKRMPVSAFDPQGRGGKGIIGANLKEGDRVSKVFRANTHDYLLCFTNHGKAYQIRGFDVPEMSRTARGKSAVNILDLDPDEELTAVVNTDDFDDEEFLTMVTENGYVKRTEASAFERVRSSGLIAASLEEGDRLVDVTVTDGSADLLIATRNGMAIRFPESEARAMGRTARGVNGIKLQGGDSVVGLVTADESRSLLTITENGYGKRTPFSEYRTQSRYGKGLIDIKTGNRNGPVAAVESVSEDDDLVVMSDDAQIMRIHAADVSRVGRNTKGVIVMRLAGDDRVASVDVIPEVL
- the gyrB gene encoding DNA topoisomerase (ATP-hydrolyzing) subunit B, with translation MSEQSEYGAGQIQVLEGLEAVRTRPAMYIGSTDSRGLHHLVYEVVDNAIDEALAGYCDTIGVTIHEDGSVSVADDGRGIPVDTHAEYDRPAVEVIMTVLHAGGKFDSKSYQVSGGLHGVGVSVVNALSERLEVEIRRDGAVWHHRFDHGAPEGDIERVRDLEAEEETGTTVRFWPDDGIFEDREFVVSTLENRIRELAFLNPGVEITLADERDETESTFQYDGGIREFVEYLNETRTPLHEDVLYLDDEERNIQVEVAMQATDELQGSIHAFANNINTREGGTHLTGFKTALTRVVNDYANGEGLLDEIDENLRGEDIREGLTAVISIKHPDPQFEGQTKTKLGNSEVRGIVESAVHEGLGTYFEEHPDTAQAVVRKAVEAAKARKAAKQAEELTRRKSALESTALPGKLADCQTRDPNEAELFVVEGDSAGGSAKQGRNRKFQAILPLKGKILNVEKHRLDRILENNEIRDLITAVGAGVGEEFDIDEARYKRIVIMTDADVDGAHIRTLLLTLFYRHMRPLIEAGYVYAAQPPLYRLRYGGETREAMAEAEREAIIDEYGAPDRIQRFKGLGEMNPDQLWETTMNPDNRVLKRVTVEDAAAADRMFSVLMGDAVEPRKQFIQEHAKEAEWVDI